Within the Erigeron canadensis isolate Cc75 chromosome 6, C_canadensis_v1, whole genome shotgun sequence genome, the region CCTTAGAGCAAGTTAAAGTTTTTTTTCGACCAGGCTATACATCAACGTATCAGGCTTTTACCGGGCGTGGCTGGACTAATTTCGGGCCAGGATTTGGACTGGTCTTTGTACCAATTTTTGGATTGATAAGCCCTGATCAGGTTGATTAGGACCAGGCCCGGGCCTCATCACACTGGCTTTTTTCAGGCCAGTTTAGGCCAGGACGAGGATCAGTCTCAAGCTATCTGGATTCTGGAGTAGGAGATATCAAAACTATAACAAAACtgaacaaaatttaaaatactcATCAATAATCACAGAATAAGAACACTCACAATTTACCAAGAAGAAATTATATCCATTTTTGCAACGTGTgactaataaagtaataatcaaTTGTTCAAACTTTGTGTCCCTTCGGGGACATCAGATAAAATTATTTGAAATCTGTCTGGGTCATCTAACAGAAATGTATATAGCCTATATCCTGTACATACTAAAGAGAATTGGTTAGTTATTCAAAACTGGCCCTTCGATAAGTTGACAGTAAACCCAAATGGCTTGAAACAGTTGATGAGCTTCTTCTATAGACAGACATCCAGATTATGATACAGATGGGTTGTTTCTCCCGGTGGTGGTTCGCTCTGTATTAACTGAGCTGGAAATTAGGATGCCATGTGCTGCTGAATGCATGGACCAGTAATTACCACGCTGGATGATGATGGTACCACACGCACAGCGTGGCCCAACCGTGCAAGTACAGACCTAATTAGATTTTACATAGCATGGTTCACACTATATTACTAGGGAATTGATAATCGTACCGCATATATATTTATCAGTGTGgtgttttaataaaaatgtgTGGTACATCTATATACTCCCATATTACTAACCTCACAACTGGATTAACCGGCAGTTGGTGAATGGTGACTAATAGAAACACAGACAACCATATTCTATAAAACTAAGAATTAGAACTTGTTTTGAAGAATTTTTCGTTCAACGAAAATGACAAATTTTTAACGTCTAGCCAAAAATGTCATGATTCTGAATTAATCACGTTTACTCTATATGATCCTAATTGAATAATAGTATAATACCAATTACCAGCTCGATTCGGATTCTTAAAGCTACAATAATCGCTTGTATAACAAACATAAAACGCAGTTCCACACGACATCATTACTAAACATCTTAATCTGCCTCAAATGGCATATACTTTTTCCccagatatatatacattttaaattttgattgctAGAAGAAACTGTACAAAAACTATTTACGTCAGATGAGAATAGTTCATCAATAATTAATCAGAAAACTATAATCTCAGATGGAATGCAGTCAGTGTGAACAACATCAAGACTCAAATTCAGAGTTATGAATGCTTACTTGTATCCAAATCCAGCCCGTTCTGTAGCTGAGAAATCAGTGGAGCTTCAACCCAATTCTACCCAAGTTTGTGAATCTTTAATTCAAGAATCGGAAGACTATGCGGCTTTTTTGAAATGTATGGGGATGTTTCCATCATCGTCCtcgtcatcatcatcctcaAGATCACTAAATGATACATGCTCATCATTCTCAATATTAATTCTAAGACTATGAGTAACAATTTCTGAGGTCTCTTCATTTAACCAATCATCTGCTTCAACTTCGTCTTCATCTTTGCCTTCACATGGCTCAACTTGAATCACAGATTTGCCTACAATCTGAATTTCATCACTATGGAAGGGGGGTTTTACAGTCTCAATTGCAGATACCCCAAGGGCGGTCGATTCTGACTTGGTATCGGAAATATTTTCAGAATAAGAATTACTTCTTGGTATTTCTCTACCGGACTGTGCATTAGAACGGTTCTTCAACTCATGCGTTAACGAGGCTCTAGCTTGCAAAATCTGCACAAGtgattttatcttatttatattacttatgAGTTGTGCATGCTAACATAGTTTGAGCTTCTTAAATAACTTGTAGACAAAAACCAGGAGATATAAGCAGCATACTTTACTGAGACTTATTTACAAAAAGGAACCTGGTTAAGCATTAAGTTTTCAGGAATCCTTATTTTACTATACGCTAACGTTTAACTACTAAACTCTCATTTAGAGTGCTGAGTTAACTACTAAACTCACATTTAGCGAGCTGACGATAACTACACTATAGTTACACCACCTCACCAAGAATACTTTGTATAATCAAAAATATACACACGCACATATGTAAGACCAAGTAAAGTCGAGCACAGAATGTAACCAAATAAATTACTATCACTTAAGTAAGCAACATAAGAATTTGCAAGTTCGTGCTAGACTGCTAGAGGCTTAATTTAACAAATAAGTAGGCATTGCTCCTAACTTACATTGGGCGTGGAGAGAATTTCAGCAGCGTGTCGTTCAAGTATCGGATGCAAGAGAACAAAATAtatcttccaaaacgaagtctCACTCATATGAGTTGGGCAGAGCTTAATCCTAAGAGACATCAACGTTGGTACTGAACGTTCAACAGCCAAAGCATGCTCTTGTTGTATGTCAGATAAATCAATATCTGGAGTAAGAATAATCCAATTATTCAATATACATTTACGCCatattatttattcaaaatatgtATACGATGTCTAAGGGCTATTGTATTGTTAGCGAAATCCTAAGCCAAACAaagtgagtatatatatatatagggtatataCCTTCATGTGGAGGTAAAGGAAAATCCAACCAAGTCATAGGATGCATagaaacatccttaacaaattcCAAAACTTCATCAGTAACACCAACCACGTCATCCTCATCGTCATCAGTTGAGTCATCATCAAGTAATTCAGAAGCaaatttggtgatttctgaaacaTCAATCATATTATTAGACAGCTTTGAAATTCCAGAGCGAAACTTCCCGCTGATCTCGGAAAAGTCTCTGCGTAATCCGGATACGGGTGCCGGGTCAGGAGCTTCTGGATCGGACGGATGTGATGAAAGAAGAGAAGCGAATCCATGAAAGTGATGAGACAGGGTTTGGGTTATTTCTGTTAAGTCTTGTTTTATGCGTGAATTATTAGAATTATTATTGTTGTCAATTTGTTCTTCTAAATTAGGGATGGATGGACCAAACCATGATGACATTTTTTTTGGATTAGAATTTGTGGTGAGCTTGAGTTTGCTTCTTCTTTACTGTGTTATTATCACAATATCACACACGGATGAGTCGTTGATGTTTGTTTGAGGGGGAAGTTAATTGTTTTGGTATTTCTATTTTGCTTTTTACTTATTTCATAGTCTTATTCTAAATTTGGGATAAAATCATCAAATTATAGAATACTTTTATAAAACTGTTCGCGCAATGTGACGACGGTGGCGATAGTGATGGCGAAGGCGGGGTGGTATTCCTACAacacattttagtcatccatacATTTTAGTGTTGGGAGATCTATactttaaggaaaatgatattcctacaacacattttagtcatccacaACAATACTTGCATCATGCAGTTGTATTCTATGcataaaaatttgtatatttgttaTAGATGGCTAAATTCTGTTGTtgaaatatcacttcccatactttaaattatttcattaagggtattatagatatactagatgaaaatgtttaaattagtgaataaagaagaataatatttttgatttttgaaaggcAAAAAAATTAAGGGAAAAAGAgatgatttattttattagatagtatagatagttACTTTGTGTAATCTactattttttagttattttggtCACTGTACTTTTTATATCTAACACAAAGTATAacatactttcaacaaatgatCGTTTTATGTAATCtactttatttttagtcataAAGGTCAttgtattattaaaatttgttacCAAAGTATAGTATACTTTTATCAATTGGTCatgatatttaaattaactaaataaaatactcaaaaataatcaaagatATACTATAATACCCTATTTCTTGCGAGTTTTCACAAATACACATTAAAATTGCAAAGCATAGCTTGCAGTTCTGAAATCGCAAACCATGacttaaaagattttaaaaaatggtaaattattataaaaagtgaccgattttttaaaagtatgttATACTTTGTGTTTTTTGAAATTGCGGTTTTGAAAAGTTTGTAAGTCGTATGGGTAGCAATTTTGCAAATATGCAAGTCATGGTATGTGATATTCAGTCTAGTAAACCATGGTTTGCAATATTAACGTGTTTggaaaaacgaaaaaaaaaaaaagacattattgaacatttttttaaagatttttgggcattttgtatatattttagtgACAAATTTTATCAGtataattacttaaaaataaattaagttaattatatttacacTTTAATGACTTTAACActttaaattttctgttttgatTTGTGAGTCTTTTTCATCCATTTTAAATGTAGATATTTTTTATCTTGTTATAATGCTTAACAAAAACTATATCAATGGAAAGTACCTTTAAAGTTTAATTcatctatataaattatataaagtgttatataacataaacaattaTATTACGATCAAagtatttagaaaaaaatactcaaaatgtcaaactataacatttaaaatgaaatgaaaagagtaaattttttttattcaaacagCTTATGCCTAATTATTTCGTTTAAAATGTATCTTTTGAGTTGTCATGGATTAAATagtgattttttaaattattggggtaaaacaaaatttttgaaaataatgtaGTCGGTTTGATTAAAACGGGTCTTCTCTTTGAACCACTTAAACCAGGTTTGTAAACTAGTGTTTTTTTTCTCCCTAAGTCCGGGTTTtaataaacccttataaagaaagaaacttgctcagtgccgtcttcgacgggttttgagcctcaatacctcgacggtgtatgagggtaATTAATATGTAGGGAGAGCTTACCTCTACTTAAGTAGAGAGGTTACTTccatttctacctaaatggtacaAAAGATACTCCAACCTTTACatgagatgaggatcgaacacatgacctctgtctccagatgCCATGGTATTAACAAAATCATTAATGATCACAcgtcaaacttgtaaaaaacaTAATAGAGgaaatgtatttttattaaatttaacatCTTTAgactaaaataaaagatttaagTTTAAGATTGAATAACTTGTATGCATTTTTGAATCTTGCATAACCAATCAGAACAAATATTCAAATTTAGAACTAAATTAATCAGAATTATTCAAATTTGTGTTAAAAAACAACATACACTCTCAAAGTGATCAAATAAAGGTATCACTTAATAGTTAATACCACGGAAAAATACAAACAGTCAATAAAAATCTTTGAAGATACAAGTAATCGTGAAAGATACttcaattataaaataattcaaGATCAAAGACCAGAAACAGAATTTCAAACCAATCTTGGTTGGTCAAGTACTCTAAGTATAATGCCATCGGGATGATAGCCTAATGGTTAGGAAGTTTTTCAATTTATGATTTCTTTATAGGGGGTTATGGGTTAAAATTTTGTCACATGTAAATGTGTTGAGTGGGTCTTAGCAGTGTTATACCGATATACACATAGGAGACAAACCCTTTAGGGTATTGCCAAGATTCGAATCCGGCATGAACGCGTCAAAATTGAGGATGTTGGCCATTTATCCGCTatgtcttttaaaaaaaagtactcAAGTATAATGTATGATTCGTGAGATTGATATTAAGTGGATTTAAAACCATACTTGGGGTGTTTGTGATTGAGTTTTGagctgattatctgattattgcgtttgTATAACGTTAATAATCGAAAAATGTGTTTGGCAAAATAAGTGATTATCTGCGTTTAGTTAGAgagaaaacgcagttttgaaaaagcagaTAGTGACatattttttcaaaacgcagtttttaAACACATAATCTATTCTGAAAACGCAAACACAAACACCCCTGTATAATATATGATTCATGAGATCCATTATTATACCAAGCTGTCTATACATATTTCATAACTTGCATGAAATCATTAGCATATGAAATTTATAAATGATCCCAACAAGCATTGTGTTTTTGTTATTGATCATTTTGGACATTTTATGAAaactaaacataaaaagttTGCTTGTAGGCATCGTGCTTAGTGTAACATGAACCTACTCTCATCGCTGTTTTAAATAGTTCACCTTTAAACTTGAGGCCAACAAATTTCCGGAgctttctaaatttttttaaaaaacaagtaGTGAAAAGTGATATACgaaattttagacccgtgtccaacactagacACGAGATTTACGACATTAATCAATATtagtttttcatatatttaagtcataaaagtttatagttttgaaaataCACTgtttcaagtgttatactttgtaaGTTGTAGTACCATAATCACAGTTTCATCACTTTCATTATTagccgagacatattgatggaattgtttgccatggtcattccacaaggcacatggtATAATAAAATCTCTATCatagaattttttgaaactagttttactcataatgtgatattattataaaatataattaaaaattaaaatataaacatacttgtaattttgtaattgacattcaagtatatgtatttgatcatgatgcgggtcTATAACACGGATAGGCTTATTTCCAATCATCTGTTTATGataatcatataacaattatgattgtttatatattatttgataacaattaggatttttgatttgagtgacaattgtaactttaaaaattaatacacaaagctaatatatagaaaaagataaaatcatGTACCTTTTTATTGAGAGATTacgttgaaatttttttaactaattaaattattgtaaattttaaaaaatcctctcaagttgatggctaaaaataaatataatttaagtatttagggctaaaaagtgtaaattattaatatttatatttccaatcatctacaaattaatataaatattaatataataatatatttggataatgattattaggatttttaatttatagtttatctacatgatgacataagcgagagtcaatttgataaaatcaaacgatttgattggttaataagtcattagttcaactgtcttatagtatatatatactagactagattttagacccgtgtttaACACTGAACATGGGGCTTACGATATTGtcaatattaaattttcatatatttaagttataaaagcttataagtttaGAAATATATGGTtccaagtgttatattttgcaagttgtacgtagtacaataatcacaagttcgtcactgtcattattagccgcGACATATTGATGGAACTGTTTGCTATACTCATTATACAAGGCACATattacaataatttctctattataaatttttttgaaaccaattgtactcataatgtgatattattatgaaagataattaagaattaaaatataaacatacttgtgattatgtacttgacatttaagCATAAttttttgatcatgatgcgggctcataacacgaataagtttattttgaATCACATGTCATATGATAAATACAtgacaattaggattgttttaaTACTGTTTGATAACAATGAggactaaaataaatataaattaagtatttagggataaaaagtgtaaattattgatggaaaacaaaaatgtgtaaattagtgagactttttctacaaatccaaatataataatatatttggataatgattattagaaattttaatttataattaaattaaatgatgacataagcagaagtcaatttgataaaattgagcgatttaattggttaataaattattagttcaactgtcttatagtatatactagattttagacccgtgtccgacactggacacgaggtttatgatattatcaatattag harbors:
- the LOC122603607 gene encoding uncharacterized protein LOC122603607, translating into MSSWFGPSIPNLEEQIDNNNNSNNSRIKQDLTEITQTLSHHFHGFASLLSSHPSDPEAPDPAPVSGLRRDFSEISGKFRSGISKLSNNMIDVSEITKFASELLDDDSTDDDEDDVVGVTDEVLEFVKDVSMHPMTWLDFPLPPHEDIDLSDIQQEHALAVERSVPTLMSLRIKLCPTHMSETSFWKIYFVLLHPILERHAAEILSTPNILQARASLTHELKNRSNAQSGREIPRSNSYSENISDTKSESTALGVSAIETVKPPFHSDEIQIVGKSVIQVEPCEGKDEDEVEADDWLNEETSEIVTHSLRINIENDEHVSFSDLEDDDDEDDDGNIPIHFKKAA